The Nitrosospira multiformis ATCC 25196 region CGATCGTGGATTTTACTACATCTACCGGTGTACCCGCCGACTATAATCTAACCGGTAAGCAGATCATTCGCCTGCCGCACTGGCGAGCCAATTTTTTCGGCACTTATCATATGACCGAGGCTTGGGATATCTCCCTCTCAGGCCGATATACGAGCGACTCGTTCAACGATCCCGACAACGGGGATCATGTAAACAACGTATTCGGCTCCCAGAGTGATTTCTTCTTCATGGATTTCAAGACCAGCTACCGCTACAAGTTCCAGAATGGTCTGAAAAGCCGGTTTTCATTTGGCATCAGCAATCTCAACAACGATAAAGCCTGGGTGTTTCACCCCTATCCGCAACGCACCTACTTGGTTGAGGCGGCGTTCAGCTATTAGGGAGGTCGGCTGGAAGTGGACCGGTTCCGGCTACTCCAGACATCATTCACCGGAACAGGTTGACTACGCCATCGAGTCCGACATGGTTGAGTGCATAAGTAGCTTTCGCCTGTACCACCGGTTTTGCATGATAAGCAATGCTGACCCCTGCCTCTTCCATCATCTTGAGGTCATTGGCTCCATCGCCGATAGCAATGACCTGTTCCCGCTTCAGTCCCAGTTCTTCGCGCACTTTTTTCAGCACTTCCCCTTTTCCGGTCGCTCCGATGATATCTCCCAACACCTTCCCTGTCAGTTTGCCGTTTGAGACTTCAAAGCGATTGGCGGCAGCATAATCGAGATCCAGTCTGGCTTTTACTCTGTCAGTAAAAAAAGTGAAGCCACCGGAAATGACCATGGTTTTGAGACCGGCGGATTTCATGCGTTGCAGCATCTTTTCCGCTCCGGGACTCAACCGAACCCGTTCGTCATATACCCGCTGCAGGGCGTCTTCATCCAGTCCCTCCAGCAAGGCGGTTCGGAGCCGCAGGCTTTCTGCAAAGACGATTTCCCCACGCATGGCCCTCTGCGTGATTTCCGCCACCTGCGCCTTTACGCCCTGCATATCCGCGATCTCATCAATGGATTCGATCGCGAGGAGGGTCGAATCCATATCCATCGCAACCAGACCAAAATCTGATAGCCGCGCCGATGGGTCGACAAAAGCAAAATCAAGGTCCGCTTCAGCACAATATGCGGCCACCTCTTCCCGCCGGGCTGCATTTTCAAGCCGGAAGGCTTGCCCCGTGATACGTTCGATATGGTTTGCGTCGACCAGTTTCGCCAGTTCCCTTAAATCGCTGTTCTGGATTTCGAGTCCTTGTATGATGAGGTTCATGTTTGTTGTTCCAATTATTGTCAAGAATGTGCGACAGCCGTGCAAGAAAAGCCGAAGGAACTCCGTTCGGCAGTAGCGTTTCCTGCGAATGGGCGTGGAGCAGTTAGAGCATTGCCCCGTATGCGGGTGGCGGCAATCAAGTCCAGGAGTTACCGCCTGTAATGTTGAAAGAAGCCCGTGTTTCCGTGTTTTTAGCGGAAGGGGATATTTTTCATAAACTTGGCATTTTGCCATCAATCTCCAATAACTTCCATATGCATTCTCTCTATCTTGATCTGCTCGCAATCTCTCGAACAATGAGGTGAACCCGGCCTGATTCTTGAAGAAGCCTGCTTTACACGGCTATATAATCCCAATTCTGATATCGGCTTCTTCCAGTTTCGCGCGCTCATTGGACATGTTAGCCGGG contains the following coding sequences:
- the serB gene encoding phosphoserine phosphatase SerB, giving the protein MNLIIQGLEIQNSDLRELAKLVDANHIERITGQAFRLENAARREEVAAYCAEADLDFAFVDPSARLSDFGLVAMDMDSTLLAIESIDEIADMQGVKAQVAEITQRAMRGEIVFAESLRLRTALLEGLDEDALQRVYDERVRLSPGAEKMLQRMKSAGLKTMVISGGFTFFTDRVKARLDLDYAAANRFEVSNGKLTGKVLGDIIGATGKGEVLKKVREELGLKREQVIAIGDGANDLKMMEEAGVSIAYHAKPVVQAKATYALNHVGLDGVVNLFR